GTTGAAATTTCAACAAAAAATTTTCAAGCAATCGGCTTTAAATTTGGAAAGTCTAAATCAAGAGGACCGGAACCTGTTTCTTTTTTCAATGTTTTTGGTTCTCCTTCTATCTCTTTTTATTCTTTCCATTTTTCTTCCACATTCGCTTGGAAATTTAGACGATTCCACTGTGAAACCTAATGTTCTCGTAACCATTCTGACTCTTTTCGGGGGGATTATAATTTTTTGCTGTGCTTATCTTTTTTTTGCTAATCGAAAAATTGGAATTTTAAGACAGACCCTGATTGAAGAAAGTACACGTTTAGAAGGATTAAAGCAGCGGGTGGAAGAATTGTCGGCCTTGTTGGATGTGAGTAAAACGTTGACGAGTAGGGGGGGGGTTCGGGCCGTGATGAACCTCTTGGTGATAAAGGTCCGTGAATGTTTGAAGGCTGATTTGGTCACCTTGATGTTGGTGGAAGGGAATTCAAACCGATTGGTCACTTACGCCGCCTCGGGTAATAACGAAAAAGAAGCCATGGGTAGGGAAATTGAAAAAGGAGGAGGATTTGAATGGGAGAT
The nucleotide sequence above comes from Nitrospiria bacterium. Encoded proteins:
- a CDS encoding GAF domain-containing protein, producing MKFQQKIFKQSALNLESLNQEDRNLFLFSMFLVLLLSLFILSIFLPHSLGNLDDSTVKPNVLVTILTLFGGIIIFCCAYLFFANRKIGILRQTLIEESTRLEGLKQRVEELSALLDVSKTLTSRGGVRAVMNLLVIKVRECLKADLVTLMLVEGNSNRLVTYAASGNNEKEAMGREIEKGGGFEWEIMWAGEPLSFPNDIGDENFSHLEIPDKTCILGVPLKLDDSPIGVLIGVRYSGEKCFSEPDLKLLSIFGNDAIMAIEKEIFHYNKQGVKSGEKTELEGFPD